TGAGCGAGAGATCGTGATCGATGCCGTGTTCGGCTTTGCCACGGAGACCGAACCGATGGTCTTTAACGATCTCTTCTTCTCCGCCTCAGACAACACACTGAAGGTCAGGATCCGGCTCGAATGCAAGTTCTCGAGCAGCGACAGCGCAACCGATGACCTCGAGACCAAGATCTATTCTGTCAAGACGCTGGACCCCGTGCCATTCGGTCCTGACGATGAACGGAAGAGCCCGCTCCGCGGGCGGCCGACCCAGTATGCCGAAGTGATCTATATTCCCGCCCACAGGGACTCCCGTGGCGTCAGCCAGACTGCGTTGAGAAACCTGCTACATCGATTGGAATCGTCGGCCGATTGGAGCGACGATACGCGATTGAAATCGAAGGGATTTGCCGACGATTTGGAGGATAACCTCAATGCCACGGAGGCGATCAAGTATGTAAGCAAGACCCTCGATGGCTTCTGGAAGTCGCTGCACGACGGGCACTACAACGGCACGCCGCGCCTCGGCGTGGTGGCAACCGAATTTCAGAAGCTGATCCGCGATCTCACAATACGGTTCAGCAAGTCACCGGGCGGTGGCCAGAGGTATCTCGAAGAGCTTAGCGAAGGACAAACATCGCTTCTTTACTTCGCCTTGGCTGCCACCTATCAGACCCTGATTTGGGAAATGCAGAAGTCCTTGCCAAACGGCCTCAGCGGATTTCATCCTTCCGATTCCACATTCCCGGCGCTCACGATCTTCGCTCTCGAGGAACCGGAGAACCATCTCTCTCCGTTCTATCTTCCGCGGCGCGTCGCCCTCCTAGACAAGCTGAACGAAACTGGATCCGCACAGGCGATCGTGACCAGCCACGCGACCAGTATCCTGAGCCGGATCCCGCCTCGGAACGTTCGCTACTTCCGCAACTCTCCAGAAACCCTCACGAGCTCCGCGCTCGAGCTGCCGTTGCCCCAGGAAAGCAGCGAGGAAGACAAATTCATCCAACAGGTCATCCTAGCGAACCCCGAGGTCTACTTTGCGCGCCTGGTGATCATTGGCGAAGGCGATACCGAACGTGTCGTAATACCAAAGGTCGCGGAAGCATTCGAAGCCAGCCTCGACCCCTCCTTCACCGCGTACGTATCCATTGGGGGGCGACACGCGCAGCATCTATGGAAACTGTTGAACGGTCTAAAGGTCCCCCATTTGACCCTTCTTGATTTCGATCTCGGTCGCCATGGCGGCGGTACCGGGCGCCTGAAAAATGCCGTTGACTGGCGCACCGAGCTTGGGCCTGAATTCACTCCTACGTACGCTTCGGCCGCTAACAGCGACGTTCAAGTTCCCGCAACGGTCATTCCTGGCAATGAGGTCCTAGCAGGACAAGGATATCTGCCTGGGTGAATTGGCTCCGTAGGTGGGACATCTTCTACTCCGCCCCCGTTGATCTCGACATGATGATGATTCAAGCTTTTCTAAGCGCCTACAAGGCGAAGACGGCCTATGTCGCTGAAGATTACGATGAGAAAACGCGGAAGAAGCTGATGGAAGCCGTCTTCGGCGAAAGTGGCAAGGGTCTCCCAGAGATTGCTCCGACAGGGATCGAAATCTCGGAAGAACAAGTCCACATCTACCGGGCCCTGTTCAAGTCGTCCTCCAAACCCGGATCGCATCTGATGGCGTTCTCAAAGCTGACAAAAGAAGAGATACGGTCCGGTTGCCCTGAGCCGCTTCGAGCCCTCATTGAGAGAGCGAAGGAACTCGTGGCCAAAGCCAGTGCACACGTGGATATAATGTCATGAGCTACATCCTCCCCGAGGACTGGAAGCCATCGGATGGTGTCCTTCTCGACGAGCACTCCTTGAACATCGCTCGCGACGCCAACTCCCGATCCATCCTCGCAGGCCCTGGCGCGGGAAAGACCGAACTGCTTGCGCAGAGAGCAAACTTTCTTCTAACGACAGGAACTTGTCCGCATCCCAGGCGGATCCTCGCCTTGGCGTTCAAGGTCGACGCCGCGAGAAACCTTCAGGAACGCGTCGCAGCAAGATGCGCCCCCGCCCTTGCGTCAAGGTTCGAGTCCTTGACACTCCATGGATTTGCCAAGCGTGTCCTCGACCAGTTTCTTGAGGCCTTGCCACCTGAGATTCGCCCCACCCCCGACTATCGGATATTCTCGCCTAACAGGGACACCTGGAATGCGTTCCGGGCAGCCGTCTCAGACGAAATCCCGAGCGTAGGCAACTTCAACGATTCCCAGCTTTACAAGCTCGTGCACTCGACGCCGTCGGGCGATCTATTCGGGAATGTGACTGACGAGATCAGAACGCGGTGGTGGAAATACTGTGTGCGGGATAACCGCCGGTCTACGATAACGTTCGAGATGGTGATGCTGCTTGCGTTGAAGATCATCGAAACGCGAAAAATCATTGTGTCGGCACTACGGCAGACATACTCGCACGTATTCCTTGACGAGTTTCAGGATGTCACCGATCTGCAGTACAGGCTTTTCAAGGCGACCTTCCATGGCAGCGGTGCCGTCATCACGGCAGTGGGCGACACCAACCAGGCAATAATGGCGTGGGCAGGCGCGCTCCCCGATGTGTTCGAGAAGTTTAACTCCGACTTCTACGCGACGGGATCGAAGCTTCTATTGAACTTCCGCTCCAACCGCGCAGTCGTTCATCTCATCAATGCCGTTGCTTCAATGTTCGAAGCGAACCCCGTACTGACTCATTCAGCTCGGGAAAACGATCCCGTTCCTCCAGACGCTGTAGAGGGATGGGTGTTCAACAGCCGGGACGCCGAGGCCGACTTCCTGGCAAAGTTCATCAAGTCAGAGCTCGACAATGGGCGCACGCCGGAGGACTTCGTCATTTTGGCCAGGTTGCGTGTCGACCGCATCGAAGACCGATTGAGAGAACATTTCGCCAATGCAAATGTACCTCTGCGAAATGACTCCCGGAAGATTGGAAGTCTCGAAATCCAGGATCTGGGGAAAGAGCGAGCCTTTCAATTTATCATGTCGGCACTGAAAATGGCCGCGAACGTTCGCGTCGGCGATCCCTTTCAGGTGTGCAGGGACACTATTGCCGACCTTGAGGGGCTCGATATCGCGAGCGAACGAGGAAGCGCACAGAGCCTCAGGGCCGTGCAATCGCTGACGAGTGATCTTGGAGAGCTACTGCGCCAGCGGGATACATCAGCGGTCGGCGGTAAGGAGATCTTGCAAGTTGTGATGCCCGCCTCGAGACAGGAACAGTTCGGTAGAGCCTTCCCTGAGTACAAGGGCAACAGCCATCTGTCGGAGGTCTTGGTCGCATTCTCGGGTTTCTTTGACGAATGCGCACGTCAGAAGCCCGACTGGAAAGGATGCATCGATCTGATCGAAGGCCGCCGTGTTGTGAAACTCATGACCATCCACAAGTCCAAGGGCCTTGAATTCCAAACTGTGATCTTCGTTGAACTGAACGATGACGCGTTCTGGAAAAGCGCCGATGACGCCAACATTTTTCTGGTTGCTCTTTCGAGAGCAAGGGAGCGCATCAAGTTTTCGTTCGCGAAAGACAGCAAGGGTTTTACCAACGTGCGGGACTTTGTCGATCACCTGGAAAAGGCCGGAGTGCGGTTCGTCTCCAAACCGTAAGGGTTGACTGCGTCTTGGGCAGCGGCCCTCCACGGCATCACAGACGCGCGCGACTAAAATCGCCGGCGTTTGTCTTGCCCGCAGCGCTACTCCCTTCAGAGATTGCCGCTGCGACAATGTCCTATACAAGCTTAGTTCGATGTACCATAAGTCCTGGCGGTAGCCCTCTTCGAAGTACCGACCTTTCAACGAAAACAACGGAAATACTTCGCACACCAATCTGGCCGACCTTGCCATGCATTAAGGTTATAAATATACGTCAGGTTGAGTGGAATACTACGATGAGGCGAACCGAATGAGACGCATATACAGACGGGGGCCACCCGCTTTTCTCTCCTCTGAGGTAGTGCTCGCCGAAAAACAGCGCCTACTTGAATATCTGCGGCGCGATCCCGTTGAGAGGCGGTCGCGGCGCGATAACCTCAATGAGTCACTTTTCTTCGATCCTTCACTTACACGGGAGTTGTATGAGGCTTTCGACGGGACTTGTGCATTCTGCGAGAGAGCGGTTGAGGAATTCAAAGACGACGAAAGCATTCTTCGGGTAGCACACTTCAGACCGCTTCGGTTCGTGAGGGACAGTTTCGAAGTCGACGAGGATTATTACCTTTGGCTCGCTTTCGAATGGCCGAACCTGCATGCCGTGTGCGCCTATTGTGATAAGGCGAAAGGCAATAGGTTTCCTGTGGAGGGCAAGCGCGCCGACTTTCTGTCCACTTATGATTCTATCAATCGAAGAGAGCGACGTCTCTTGCTGGACCCCTGTGAGGACAATCCCAGCAAGCATTTGCTGTTCCGTTGTACCGGACTTGTCGAGCCGATCACTGCTCAGGGCAGCGCGACCATCGACATATTCGACCTCAATCGAGATCAACTCGTCCAAAGCCGTCGAACGGCCGTCAATACGATGTTCGATGAATTGGAGATTGCCTCGTCATCACCTGACGTTGAGTTTGCGCATCTAAAACCAGGATCGTCCCACGCGGGCGCATTGGGACAGATTTGGAGGCGCCTGGGGAGCGAAAGGCTTGCTCTGCCGCCGACACTGATTCGCTCAAAGCCCTCTCAATTTCCGTACAAGCTGCAATCATATATCCGAAGACTAAGCGCAATTGACAGGAAGCACCTTCTGGATGGATTGCGATCACTATCCGATAGCGACCAGGCAACGACTCCGCGAGCGATTGAATGGCATGCCTCGTCATACGACGACAGTTCGCTTGCCCGACCGAACCTGTTCTTCGCATCAAACCAGGAAATCCGTCAAATCACGGTGCTGGACTTCAAGATAATCGACGCGCTGAGACTGACGCTTCCTGCAAGCCGAGCGTACCGCGCTGGCGCACCCTGTCTGATGATACTCGGAGAAAACTCTACTGGAAAATCGAGCATTCTTTCAGCGATCGCACTCGCATTGATCGGGAGGAAGGAGAGCCGAAAGCTCGCAAAGTTCTTCCCAGCAGCCGTGAGGAGTGAGGAACGCGATCGCCTCGACCAGCTCGACCAGAAACCCATGGGCGTTCATGTTAGTTTCCACCACACACGTCAAACCTCCGGTTTCACATTCGACCCAAGCACGAATTTTGTCGGTGGGCAGGATCAAGCGACCATCGTTCTTGGTTACGGTCCAAGAAGATACTTTGATCCCAAAAAACGCGACTACCGAGGCGGCGCCGCAGCCCGCGTGAGAACGCTCTTCGATCCCTTGGCCACGATCCCATATCCAGACGAGTGGCTCAATTCCAGAACTCATGCCGAGTTTGAAAAGATCGCTGCGGCACTGCGCGTAGTTCTTGCGATGGACGATGACGACGAGCTTCTCAGGGAGGGCCAGACGATAAAGGTCAACGCGAATGGGCGTTCGACCTCTATCGAGGCTCTAAGCGAGGGCTATCGGTCCGTCTTCACGATGACAGTCGATATGCTTCGGGAATTTTCACAGTACTTCAACAACCTCGAGGAAGCGCAGGGAGTGGTACTGATCGATGAGATCGAAACGCACCTGCATCCGCGCTGGAAAATGCAGGTGATGACCTCGCTGCGACGCGTGCTGCCGAAGGTCCAGTTCATCGCTACGACCCATGACCCTCTATGTCTGCGAGGCATGGACGATGGAGAAGTTGTAGTGCTGCAGCGCAGTGGAGGCCGCGAGGTTAGACAACTTCGAGACCTTCCGAGCATTCGCGGCATGACAGCCGAGCAATTGCTGACTTCAGATTATTTCGGTCTCGCAAGCACGGCAGATCCGGGCCTAGAACTCCGACTTCTGAAGGAAGCCAACGATTATGCTCGTCGACGTCCGACAGGCGAGTTTAGCATCCAGGTCTCAGAGCAGACGAAGGCAATGCTAAAGCGCCTGTCATTGGGTGATACGCCTTCTGAGCAAATCATGCAGGCAGCGCTCGAACGCTATCTCGCCGAGCGAGAGAGTCCGGAGGGCAGATCTCGAACCGACTTACGAGCCGAGGCCGTCGAGGAAGTCGTCGCAGCGCTCAGGAAAATTCCCTGATGCGGCGCGTCAACCGTAATGCAGTTGCTGCGCCGGCATCTCTAACCAATCCTTCAGCAGCCGTTTCCACGGAGCGGAGTGAGGCCGTGGCGCACTACGCTGCCACCACATCGGCATCCTATGAATTCTCGAAATACAAAGAATTCGATGTGAAGTTTTCGCTCGACAAACTCTTTGACAACAAGTGCGCCTACTGCGAACACCAGCTTGGCGACGGTATGGAAGTCGAACACTTCCGGCCGAAAGGACGGGTCGATGGCGAACCCACACACCGTGGCTACTGGTGGCTTGCGCTGCAATGGGAGAATTTGCTGCCATCGTGTGCAGGGTGCAACCAGCGCCGCTGCCAGCATCTCGTCACCGTAACCACGACCGAAGCCGAGTATGCAGCCTTACAGGGAAAGAAGCCGCGAAAGACCGCTGGAAAAGGCAATCATTTTCCTATCTCAGGCGTCAGAGCTTTCGCACCTACCGACAGCCTGCCTGACGAAGATCACGATATTCTCGACCCGACAGTCGACGATCCCGGCCAGTACTTGACGTGGTCGACCAGCACGACGTTCTCGATCGCGCTTCCCTTAACGACGGATCCTGCTTTTGCGAAACGCGCGCTCGCGACGATCAATGTTTTCGCACTGAACCGTACAAAACTCGTCCAGTTGCGGACAGGCTTGCTTCGTGAGCTGCGCCTGAGGGCGGTCGAAATCGAGAATGACCTCGCCGAGGACGCCGCCAATGGCGGATCCCAGTTCGCTGTTCGAAACGCACTCAGGGGTGTCGATGCACTGAGGCGCTACTGCGAGCCTGACAAGCCGTTTTCGGCGATGGCCCGTGTATTCGTTGAGAACTTTGCGAACCGACTATCGGCTCGCGTGGCAGGCATGCAGGGCACTGAGGCCAACGAGTCAGCCGCCCGGCTCGCAGATCCATAAAGCGATTGGCTCACCTCAAGCCCATTGCGGCAATGTAATTGAGGAAACACTGTTCGTTGAGATTGCGCGTCCGCTAGAATCATTTCAGGTTGCAGACAGGCTTTGTGAGCATCTGGGGGAACGGGTCGATGGGAAGCTCCGGTTCGGGCAGTTTTACGGATTATAGTGGATCGAAGAGACCGGATGGTACAGGCGGCTCCAGTGGCAAGGATCCTTGTCGAACGGCTTTCTCGGCAAAGTTGGAGGAAGTGGGGCAATGCGATTTCTTCGTTACCAACAACACCGTCCCTGCCGCTGACACAGTCCTCTCAATCGTGTTTGAAGGCCGGATCTTCGCTGTGACAGAGAATGGCAAGAAGGTCGGAGCCTTGCCGACCAAGTTCAATTATCTGGCTGGCTGCCTCAAGGAGGGCATCACCTATGCCGGCATCGTGACGGATTCCGGCTTGCAGCCGTTCCCCTTCGTCGCAGCCGACTTCACGCCCCAATGACCGCGGCTGACGATCTGCCGCTCCTGGTGGTCGGCGAGATCGTCGTCGACTTTACGAGCGCCCGGACGGATGTCGCATGCAAACTTCGCCTTGGAGGCATCGTGCATGCCGCGCGCGGGCTCTGGGCCTGCGACTTACCGTATTCGGTAGCGGCCATATGCCCGAGTTATCTCGTCAGCCAGGCCCGAGCATATCTGGCGGCGCATGGATGTAATGACTTCGTCTGGCTGGGAGAAGTTTCGGGCGCGCCGAATGTCATGGTCATTGGTGACGCAACGGAAGTCTCCGATCAGGGATACGAGGATCTTCTGAGGACTGAGAAATCCGTTAGGATCCTCGATGTAGGCACGTCACTTTCAGGCTACCGGGATGTTCTCGTCTTTCCCGGCAGTTATGATCTTTCCGCGGTGCGCCCGTTCCTAGGTGATAATGCCCGCCTAAGCTTCGACATCGCCTACGACGCGGACGATTTCTCGATCTTGAATGACTTCTCAGGACACCTGGGCGCAATTATCATATCGACGTCGTCGCCACTTTTTGTGCGAACAGGATCCCTGTCGGTGGAGCCCATGCTCGACAGCGCAAGGAAACTCGGCGCCGAGGTATTCCTACTCAAGGAGAACCGCGGCGGAAGCCGTCTGTTCGATTTGCGTACGCATGCGGTCGAAGAAATCCCAGCAACGCTGTCCAATACGGTCAACTCCGTCGGTGTCGGCGATGTCTATTCCGCGGTTATGATCGGCTTTCACGCCCGTGGATGGGTAGAGGCAGGATGGCGCGGTGCGAAAGCCGCCACGGTCTACTCGCAGACCACCTTCCCCGACGATTTCCGGCGAGACACGAAGCGAGAACTCGCGCTTTCGCTCAAGGAGCTGCGCGATCTCGGCGGAACGATCCTGCCGTGGCATGATCGCCCGCAGTTTCAGATCTATCTTGCAGCCCCCGACTTCTCCTACCTTCACAAGCCTGAGATCGAGCGCGCGGTCGCGGCCCTCAGCTACCACAACTTCTCGGTCCGGCGCCCGGTCGTCGAGAACGGCGAGCTGCCGCTGGGAAGCTCGGAGGCCGTCCTCCTTAGGACCTATGCGGCTGATGTAGCGTTGCTTGAGGAATGCCAAGTCGTGTTCGCGATCCCGCTGGAACGCGACCCCGGCACTCTGATCGAAATGGGAATGGCGATGGCCGTGGAGAAGGCTGTCGTAACATTCGACCCCCGTCGACAGAATGAAAATACGATGGTCATCGGGGGAAGCGCTAGCTACTCAGATGATCTCGACACGAGTTTGAACGCTTTATTCATGGCGCTGTCGGATCTGCGGAAGAGGAAGTCATGAAAAAGGTCATTCTACTTGCGTCAGGTGGTCTGGATTCGACGACCGTTGCCTATTCGCTCGTCGCCGAGGGAGCGGACGTTTTCCCCATATTCTTCGACTACGGACAGCATTGCGTCGAGATGGAGTGGAACCGGGCGAACGAAGTTCTGCCCGCGGAGATGCGCAGGCCAGAACGCTGCGACGTTTCCGATCTCTTCCGTGGGTCGTCATCCCGTCTGATCAAGGAAGCGGATTTGTGGACCGAGGAAGTCGCAGACGATGACCTTTATGTACCCTACCGGACTATGCTGTTCTTTGCGGCCGCCGCAGCCCGTGCCCAAACGCTTGGAATCCTTGAAGTATACACGGGCTTCATCAACAGCAACCACGCCAAGGAAATCGACTGCACGGCCGAATTCATGAACAAGCTGGACGGCCTCGTCGAGAACGTCGGCCCGGTCCGTTTCCATTCGCCATTTCGGTACTCATCAAAGACGGAAGTAGCGCAGGCTGCAATCCGCCTGGGCGTGCCAATAGGACGGACCTATTCGTGCCAGGCGGCCAGTGATTTCCCCTGTGGCGCTTGTCCCAATTGTGTTGAGCGCATCCGTGCGCTAGAGGAGGCCGGTCTTGCGTATCGCAAAGCAAAGGTCGGGTAGCCATGCAATCGTCGGCAGTTCAAATGCTCGTCGCGGCTCGGCGCGTTGCCGACTACGCGAAGGAATTGGGAGCTGATTTACAGCGCTTCGAAATCCGGCCCGCTTACGACCACATGGGGGCGCTGCTCGCTGACTCGGTTCTGCAAGCCGGACTGAACTACAACTCCGTGGTTCGGCCGCGTATCCTGGCAATCCTGGCAGACTATCCTGAATTGAACCGCACGTCCGGCCTGCGTAGCTTGGTTGAGCGCGGGGAGACGCCTGCATTTCTCAATTGGACCCACCAGGAAAAGGTTGGCCGTTTCGACGCCCTTGTTCTGTTCCTCGACGACGCGGCCATTGAAAGCGTGGATGACCTAAAGGAGCGCCTGCAGGACAGCGACAGGTTCGCGACAGCTCTTCGAGGCGTAAGGGGCGTTGGCCCCAAGACCGTGGACTACATAGGCTGCCTGGTCGGGATCGACTCTGTCGCCGTAGACCGTCACGTCCGAACCTTTGCGAAGCGGGTCGGTGTCATGGAAGATGACTACGATTTCCTGAAGGCGGTTTTCTGCTACGCGGCCGATCTCTTGTCTGTCTCAAGAAGGGAGTTCGACGCATGGGTTTGGCAGCGCGAGTCGTCGTTGACTGCGCGGCAAATGGCGTTCGCGTTTTAGGCCAAACAGTATCGGCTTTTGGGCATCGAGAACAGAGACTTAGCGACCGGAACGGGGGCGCGAAGCGGTCGTTCGTGAACCGTGGCTGGAAAGTCGTTTTGGGGCCGACTGCGGACGACGATGTCATCTCGTCCCGGCTAGGGAAAAGCGCGAAAGGCGCTTGACCTCGACACGCCGATTAGAGAAGCGCCGCCCGAAGGGCGGAAACGGGGACCGACTGCCCCGGTAAGCGGTTCCGTTCCTCCTTATCTGACTTGACGTGCGGTCTGTTATTGCGGTTTATCGCAGCGCGCGAGGGTAGGCACTGAGACAAACACTAGCGATAGGCGGGGGCTCTATCGCTGAAAGTACATGGAGAAGTGCATGCTGAATCCTAGCCCCGACAGATCGAAGGGAAAGCCTGAACCGGTCGATATTCATGTCGGCCGTCGAATTCGGATGCGCCGAGTGTGGATGCACGTCACACAGATGGCTCTTGCGGAGGCTATCGGAGTGACGTTTCAGCAGGTACAAAAATACGAGAAAGGCACCAACCGCGTAGGTGCAAGCCGACTTCAGCAGATCGCACACGCGCTGGATGCGCCAGTTTCTTATTTCTTCGAGGATATGCCCGACGCAGCGGCAGTCGACGGCGGCGACCGCAGCGGCCAAAAGAGGCTGCAAACAGAAATCATGGAGTTCGCGTCAAGCCATGAAGGTCTTGCGCTCATTCGCGCCTTCTCCCGGATCACCGACCAAAAGGTGCGGAGCCGGACCCTCGGCCTCGTGAAAGCGCTCGCCGAACAGAATCCGGCATGAGTCTCGCGACCGATTTCATTTCTGAGTTAATACGCGCCGCAAACGAGCCCGAGAAGCCGTCGCTTATGAAGTCAGCGGTCTTTTCGATCGCTCGATCGATACGACACGCGACATGCGCGAGCAGACAGGAACCGCCCGCAGCCACGGCGCCAAGGACGTGCTGATAGAACCTTTGAGTAGCGTCTGAGCGCGCCCGCGACCTTTCCGCCACAGATATCAGAGATGCCCTGGTCGATGCCGCTGACGTTATCAAAGCATTGAAGATTGCGCTTGAAGGGAAGACCGAGCTCTAGTGCGGATGACCGTGGCTGCAATTGCGAGTGCCCGCGCGTGCGCGGCGCGGGCACCATAAAACAGGTTGGACCTGACGCCGCTTGAGGGACGGCGCAACGTGATAATTCGTCACGTATGTCTTTCTTCCGACTTTTCTGATGTGTACCTGCAAATCCTGCAACCATGGTCATCCGAACAGTCAATGCGACGTTTTCTGGGACTTGTGCGTTAATCCCCGCATGGCCAGGACATCTTCGAAGAAGCCGCCGGCTGAGCCGCCAGGCCCCGAAGCCCCCTCCGCGTCCATCCACGCCTGTCGATAAGGCGCTAGGGTGTGGCGCGACCCCTACCCGTACCAGCCGTACGATGCAAAAGACCCCGGGCCGGGAGGAGGCGCCGGGGTCCTTGAATTTTGATCGGCTCCTTGGGAGGAGGAGTGGAACCGATCGACGTCCTGCGCAATGGGAGGAGGTACTGCGCTGACAATCGCGAAGATAAACCATCCGCCATCATTGAATAGTACCTTAGGTTACAGGGCAGCATTGCTGAGAATGCATGGCACAGGCGCCTCATTCATGCGCGAGACGGGACCCGTAGACCGGCATCACACGGAAGCGATAATTGTGAGCTCTCTCTAATCAAGCTTATTGTGATACTTCTGTGACAGCCGTGTCGCCATATGCTGGGGTGACACGACCACCGAGCACCAACGTGCCCGCGGATGTCTGATAATGACCTGCACCAGTCTCGCTACGATGTTGATGACGTCAGCAAGGTCGCGGCGAGAACGCGCGAGCGGCGACCGCTGGTCGTTTCTCGGCCCTCCACCAGCGCGCGACGCCCCTTTTTGAAGCGGCCCTACCGCGCGTGGGACCTTGCGTTCCCCTTTCGAAAAACGATTGTCGTAGGGCTGCCGGTCGGGATGACTTGGCCTGTCGGAACAAGATTGCCGGGGTCACATTGTCTGAATTCGACAATGGTGTCGCTGTCTTCGTTAGCGACATAGAGGTGCTTTTCATCTGGCTCGAAAGCGAAAAACCTGGGCGTGGTGCCTTGGCTCGGCAGCCAGTATGGACTTGCCGGCTTTCCATTACTGCCTAGGCGGAAAACTGCGATCGAGTCGTGGCCTCGGTTCGAGGCATACAGGTAGTCGCCACCTTTTGATAATGCTATCTCCGATGCGCGGTTGTCGCCTGAATAGTCCCTGGGGAGGGACGATACGGTATCGATCGGGTGTAAGCTGCCGTTGTCATCGTCGAAGTCGTATGTGGTGACGGTCGAATCCAGTTCGTTCAGAACATAGGCCAGCGCCCTCACGGGGTGAAAGGCGAGGTGCCGTGGACCGCTTGCCTCCCGGCAGCGGCATCGCGCCGCTTCCTCCAACATTCCGTTTCCAGGATCGAGCTTGAAGGACACGATCTGGTCGAAACCTTTCTCCGGCACAAGGATCCACTTTCCCGACGGGCTAAAGGGGACTTGATGTGGTCTGCCGTAGTTCTGTTCATCGCGGTGAGGACCCAGCTTGCCGGCCATTGCCGCAAGATGGCTCACAGGCC
This genomic stretch from Sinorhizobium arboris LMG 14919 harbors:
- a CDS encoding ATP-dependent nuclease, coding for MHIETVTLQNFRCFGATPVTITLKPGTSAFVGDNGSGKTAALEGLKRLFSPVAAERQIRLSDVHFGPNEDVQTLRGIEREIVIDAVFGFATETEPMVFNDLFFSASDNTLKVRIRLECKFSSSDSATDDLETKIYSVKTLDPVPFGPDDERKSPLRGRPTQYAEVIYIPAHRDSRGVSQTALRNLLHRLESSADWSDDTRLKSKGFADDLEDNLNATEAIKYVSKTLDGFWKSLHDGHYNGTPRLGVVATEFQKLIRDLTIRFSKSPGGGQRYLEELSEGQTSLLYFALAATYQTLIWEMQKSLPNGLSGFHPSDSTFPALTIFALEEPENHLSPFYLPRRVALLDKLNETGSAQAIVTSHATSILSRIPPRNVRYFRNSPETLTSSALELPLPQESSEEDKFIQQVILANPEVYFARLVIIGEGDTERVVIPKVAEAFEASLDPSFTAYVSIGGRHAQHLWKLLNGLKVPHLTLLDFDLGRHGGGTGRLKNAVDWRTELGPEFTPTYASAANSDVQVPATVIPGNEVLAGQGYLPG
- a CDS encoding UvrD-helicase domain-containing protein codes for the protein MSYILPEDWKPSDGVLLDEHSLNIARDANSRSILAGPGAGKTELLAQRANFLLTTGTCPHPRRILALAFKVDAARNLQERVAARCAPALASRFESLTLHGFAKRVLDQFLEALPPEIRPTPDYRIFSPNRDTWNAFRAAVSDEIPSVGNFNDSQLYKLVHSTPSGDLFGNVTDEIRTRWWKYCVRDNRRSTITFEMVMLLALKIIETRKIIVSALRQTYSHVFLDEFQDVTDLQYRLFKATFHGSGAVITAVGDTNQAIMAWAGALPDVFEKFNSDFYATGSKLLLNFRSNRAVVHLINAVASMFEANPVLTHSARENDPVPPDAVEGWVFNSRDAEADFLAKFIKSELDNGRTPEDFVILARLRVDRIEDRLREHFANANVPLRNDSRKIGSLEIQDLGKERAFQFIMSALKMAANVRVGDPFQVCRDTIADLEGLDIASERGSAQSLRAVQSLTSDLGELLRQRDTSAVGGKEILQVVMPASRQEQFGRAFPEYKGNSHLSEVLVAFSGFFDECARQKPDWKGCIDLIEGRRVVKLMTIHKSKGLEFQTVIFVELNDDAFWKSADDANIFLVALSRARERIKFSFAKDSKGFTNVRDFVDHLEKAGVRFVSKP
- a CDS encoding AAA family ATPase, encoding MRRIYRRGPPAFLSSEVVLAEKQRLLEYLRRDPVERRSRRDNLNESLFFDPSLTRELYEAFDGTCAFCERAVEEFKDDESILRVAHFRPLRFVRDSFEVDEDYYLWLAFEWPNLHAVCAYCDKAKGNRFPVEGKRADFLSTYDSINRRERRLLLDPCEDNPSKHLLFRCTGLVEPITAQGSATIDIFDLNRDQLVQSRRTAVNTMFDELEIASSSPDVEFAHLKPGSSHAGALGQIWRRLGSERLALPPTLIRSKPSQFPYKLQSYIRRLSAIDRKHLLDGLRSLSDSDQATTPRAIEWHASSYDDSSLARPNLFFASNQEIRQITVLDFKIIDALRLTLPASRAYRAGAPCLMILGENSTGKSSILSAIALALIGRKESRKLAKFFPAAVRSEERDRLDQLDQKPMGVHVSFHHTRQTSGFTFDPSTNFVGGQDQATIVLGYGPRRYFDPKKRDYRGGAAARVRTLFDPLATIPYPDEWLNSRTHAEFEKIAAALRVVLAMDDDDELLREGQTIKVNANGRSTSIEALSEGYRSVFTMTVDMLREFSQYFNNLEEAQGVVLIDEIETHLHPRWKMQVMTSLRRVLPKVQFIATTHDPLCLRGMDDGEVVVLQRSGGREVRQLRDLPSIRGMTAEQLLTSDYFGLASTADPGLELRLLKEANDYARRRPTGEFSIQVSEQTKAMLKRLSLGDTPSEQIMQAALERYLAERESPEGRSRTDLRAEAVEEVVAALRKIP
- a CDS encoding HNH endonuclease yields the protein MRRVNRNAVAAPASLTNPSAAVSTERSEAVAHYAATTSASYEFSKYKEFDVKFSLDKLFDNKCAYCEHQLGDGMEVEHFRPKGRVDGEPTHRGYWWLALQWENLLPSCAGCNQRRCQHLVTVTTTEAEYAALQGKKPRKTAGKGNHFPISGVRAFAPTDSLPDEDHDILDPTVDDPGQYLTWSTSTTFSIALPLTTDPAFAKRALATINVFALNRTKLVQLRTGLLRELRLRAVEIENDLAEDAANGGSQFAVRNALRGVDALRRYCEPDKPFSAMARVFVENFANRLSARVAGMQGTEANESAARLADP
- a CDS encoding nucleoside 2-deoxyribosyltransferase; this translates as MTAADDLPLLVVGEIVVDFTSARTDVACKLRLGGIVHAARGLWACDLPYSVAAICPSYLVSQARAYLAAHGCNDFVWLGEVSGAPNVMVIGDATEVSDQGYEDLLRTEKSVRILDVGTSLSGYRDVLVFPGSYDLSAVRPFLGDNARLSFDIAYDADDFSILNDFSGHLGAIIISTSSPLFVRTGSLSVEPMLDSARKLGAEVFLLKENRGGSRLFDLRTHAVEEIPATLSNTVNSVGVGDVYSAVMIGFHARGWVEAGWRGAKAATVYSQTTFPDDFRRDTKRELALSLKELRDLGGTILPWHDRPQFQIYLAAPDFSYLHKPEIERAVAALSYHNFSVRRPVVENGELPLGSSEAVLLRTYAADVALLEECQVVFAIPLERDPGTLIEMGMAMAVEKAVVTFDPRRQNENTMVIGGSASYSDDLDTSLNALFMALSDLRKRKS
- a CDS encoding 7-cyano-7-deazaguanine synthase; this translates as MKKVILLASGGLDSTTVAYSLVAEGADVFPIFFDYGQHCVEMEWNRANEVLPAEMRRPERCDVSDLFRGSSSRLIKEADLWTEEVADDDLYVPYRTMLFFAAAAARAQTLGILEVYTGFINSNHAKEIDCTAEFMNKLDGLVENVGPVRFHSPFRYSSKTEVAQAAIRLGVPIGRTYSCQAASDFPCGACPNCVERIRALEEAGLAYRKAKVG